The DNA region AGcagcaaaaacttaaaatttctaATTATCATCAGTATTAAGAACAGCCTAAATGGATATTCAATTGGATCCCCCCTTATGGCAGCAAAAAGGGCTATAGAAGACACCTGAAGTATCCTTCCAACTACAACAAAGGCTTTTCTTCACAAGAAGAATTCCCTTCTGATGTTCCAAAAAAGGCTACATGAACAATTAATTTTACTAAAACGTTATCAATcaagataataataatttcttaaaaaaaaaggcaaaacatAATGGATCCATATACGAGTAAGGACAAAAATTTGGTATATTTTATCAAGACATGTAATGAAATGCGGCATGCAAACAAACTAGAAAGACCTGACCATGTCCAATACTATGTCAACAACGGATTGAGCAATTTTTGAGATGGAAAAGAATGATGAAAGCACAGGTACTCTTTAGAGAGGAGGAGGCAGAGTTATCACGCAGCAACAAGAAAGTTAAGGATAGCCATCATGCAAACTTCAGCGATGGTTCAGCCAAGGACACTTCATCACTAGGTGCCCAGAGTCCCTAGAATGGTTCAAAAGCCTCCTTCAAGGACAAGCTTGTGGGTGAGATACTGGGGGATTTTGCTTAGGCCTTCGATTTCTCGGACTCCATGGAGGCTGAGATTGAATCGGATGATGACTAGACTAAAGGGGAAGCCAGAGATGGAAGAGTCCCAATCAAGCTAAACCGGGAAACAAAAATCTGGATTAGGGAGCTGTGGTCCAAAGCCATTTTCGTCAAACTTGTGGGCAGATCAGTAGGATTCaactacattaaaaaaaaaaaaaactcaactagTTGTGGAAACCTTCAAGTAGAATGGATTGTGTTGATCTTGGGTACGGGTTCTTTTTTATCCGTTTTTACACCAAGGAATACTTGGATTTAGTTTTGCAGAGGGATCCTTGGTTCATAGGTGATCATTTCCTCTCGTTGAGGCCTTGGGAGCCATTTTTTAAACCCTCCACGGCAAATGTCGCATTAGTTGTGGTCTGGGTGAGGTTGAATGAGCTGCCCATTGAGCTGTATGAAAAGAATGTGCTTAGACAGATTGGTGAGGAGATTGGAAGGGTGTTGAGGATTGATACACATACAGCCATGGAAGCTCAAGGCAAGTATGCGAGATTTTGTGTCCAAATTGACACAAACAAGCCACTGACCAACACCATTGTCATTGGACGTTTCGAACAGCTAGTCATGTATGAGGGCATCCAAAGCTTATGCTTCTCCTGTGGACGCATCGGGCCTCAGAAGGATGATTGCCTGTTCATTATTCGGAAAGGTAAGAAGGTTTTAGAGCCGGTAGAATTGACGGAGGAAGTGCCGGAGGTGAGCTCACGTAGTGTGCATGAGTCTGCTAGTATTGACACCACTTACAACGTGACAAAAGAAAGTGGCACGGATGAGGAGGGATTGTATGGACCTTGGATGGTAGTGTCCTGGAAAAGAAATGGCTACAAGGCGACAAAAAAAGGTACTAATCCTAAGGCTACTCGAAGTGTTGGAGGTCGATGCGCTCCCATTCCCTTGAGGGGCCTAGCCACGTGACCAAGGAAAATACTGGGTCATCCAAAAACTTACCCGGACCAAAAGAGACCGTGTTTCCTTCCATGATGGGCCAACATACTTCAAATGGGCATCAGATTAATTTAGGTGTCATGAAACCTTTGCTTCGCATTGCCCAGGCCTAAAGGTCGAACTTGAGAGATTTTGTAAAGGGCAAGAAAATCATTGCTTGGAGTAGTTTAGTATCACCCAGCCCTAAGAGTGTCGCTGACCCTCTCCCAGGTACATCTCCTTTCCAACTTGCTTCCACTCTCAATCATGAACCCGAACCATTCTCCAGTGCACCCTTTAAGTTCATATCCTATGCTGAAGCCGAGGTAGACCATCAACCTGAATGGGGAGAAGATAGAGGTGCCAATAAGAGCAATTCCCATGTTGATAATTCCACAGATCACCTTGTTCCCCATGATATGCGAAATAGACCTAGCCGAGAGACCCATCGAAAGGAAAATGCTCGAATTGCAACCCATCTCATGGGAGTCCTTATTCTTCAACTAAAACTCAGCCCTGGGTTCGCAGTTGAAGGAGTTGATGAAGAGGACAGCATGGAATCTAAGGATGGAAGTGGAGCTACTCTCCTCTACTAATGTCTATTCCACTTCGAACCACCTTTTTTCCATGAATTTTATCGTTTAGAATAGCAGGGGCGCTCTGAAGCCCAATTTTTAGAACCATGTCCGAGAACTCACTAGCAATCATGACCCAGCCATTTTTGTGGTCATGGAAACTAGATTAGGTGGTGAAAGAGCTAGAGAAATCACTAACAGACTCCTTTTTGACGGTGCTATACATACTGAGACTATCGGTTATGCGGGTGGACTCTAGTTATTGTGGAACTCTAATAAAGTGGAAGTTCAAGCTCTTGCCAACACGGAGCAGGAAATTCAAGTGGAGGTCATGGTACGCTCCTCTGACTCTGCTTGGTTATTTTTAGCAATATATGCTAGTCCTAGAAGTGAGGAAAGGCGAGTCTTATGGAATAATTTGTCAAAAGTAGTTGAGTCTCAACCGTTCCCTATTATTTAAAAAGTGCTTGGATAGGTGCAACATGATTGATATGGGATTCTCGGGTCCTAGATATACCTGGACAAACAAAAGAGATATAAATGGCCTCATTCTTGAAAGGATTGATCGGTTCTTCATGAATCCCAGGTGGTGTGTCTTGTATTTGGATGCTAAGGTTACCCATCTGCCTAGGTGCCATTCTGATCATTGTCCTGTCCTCATGGAAGCCTTCCTTCCCCAAGCAGTCATACTTAGTCGACCTTTCCACTTTCAGAGTTTTTGGTTATCTGATCTGTCTTTTCCGAAGGTCGTGTGTAAAGCTTGAAGTCAGAATAGAAACCTGGTCGATTCCATTGATGCATTCCCCAAAGATGTTGTCTTGTGGAATAAAAATAACTTTGGGAATATTCATGCTAAGAAGAAAAAAGTCCTTGCAAGACTTTATGGGGCCCAACGAGCTTTATCAAATAGGCCGAGTGCTTCTCTTATCGAGTTGGAGAAAAGTCTCCATTTAGAACTGGGAAAAATTCTAGATCAAGAGAGAGATTTATGAAATCCAGAATTAACTGGATGATTCAAGGAGATTGCAACACCTCTTTTTACCACATATCTACTCTAgccaaaagaaagagatatcACATTGCTTTGGTCAAAAACAGTTCAAGGGATTGGATCACAGAAGAAAGGGAAGTTATGAAGTATTTCAGAGCTGGGTTTATTTCTCTATACACAACTTCTCAATCTAAAGCAGAGTGCTGCATGAAGAAAGTTTCAAATTGGCAAGTCCAGCTTGCCGAGGAGGATAAATGCAGTCTTGTCGAGTTGGTGACTCCTGCAGAGATAAAAGAAGCCCTTTGTTCTATGAAAGCCTACAAAGCCCCAGGCCCGGAAGGTTTGCATGTCGGGTTCTTTCAACGATTTTGTAGGGGATTTGGTGAGGGAGGAAGTGATGAAGGTTTTTAGGGAAAGGAAGGTCCTCGAATATTTAAACTACACCCTTATAGTTCTCATTTTGAAAATCCAAGGCCCTGAGACTATTGGTAATTATGGACCAATAAGTTTATGCAACTCGGTTTACAAGATTATCACAAAAGTCATTGTTGCTAGGATAAGACTGCATTTGGATAAAGGGTGTGGACAATACCATCATAGTCCAGGAGCTTATTCACACCTTGGGGAGAGCTAAAGGGAGGATTGGTTATATGGCAATCAAAATCGACCTAGAGAAGGCCTATGACAAACTTGAATGGGGTTTCATTAGAGAGATGCTTTTGCGGTTTAATTTTTCGGAAAATCTCATTGAGCTTATCTTGAGCTACGTCTCTTTAGTCTCTACCTCTCTTCTCTTCAATGGTGGCTGCATGGATCCTTTTCGGCCTTCTAGGGGCATCAGAGAAGGTGACTTGCTCTCCCCGTATCTTTTTATTCTATGCATGGAATTCCTTGGGCAACttatagaagaaaaatgtaGTGAAAAGTTGTGGAAGGTTAAAACTTCCAAAAGCGGACCTGCTTTTTCTCACCTTTTCTTTGCCGATGATCTGGTTCTCTTTGCCAAAGCCGATCTTGAGAATTGTAATGCAATCAAAGGTGTCCTCCAGAAGTTTTGCATCAGATTCGGGCAAGTTGTTAGTGAAGTTAAGTCCCAGATTTATTTTTCTCCGAATGTAGATTCTGACCAAAGGGGTATTCTAGCATACACCCTTGATTTCCAAACTACTCCCAACCTTGGAAAATATCTAGGTTTCCCTTTGAAGCACTCTAGAAACTGCAGGCATGACTTTAATTATGTCTCTGATAGAGTGAAGCAAAACTTGTGGGGTGGAAAGCTAATCTTCTCTCAATGGCTGGTCGAATGGTCTTGATCCAAGCATCTTCCTCCACCATTCCGGCGTACACCATGCAAAATGTCTACCTCCCGAACAAAATACTTGAGGGTATTGATAGAGTTAATAGAAATTTCTTATTGGGGTCTATTGAAACTGAAAGGAGAATGCACTGGGTTAGTTGGGGGAAGGTTACTAAGCCAAAGGATCTTGGAGGTTTGGGTCTCCAAACTTCAAAAGGTAGAAACACAACCTTATTAGCCAAACTAAATTGGAGGTTCAATACGAAAATTGATGCTCTTTGGGTGAGAGTTCTTAAGAAGAAATACTGTACTCAGCGGAGAATTAACTCCAGCCGAGAAGCAAGGCTGCTAGCCTCTCCCACTTGGAAGGGTATTAAAAGGGGAGAGGACACCTTCATAAAAGGGATCAAGTGGAATTTGAGTCGGGATAGTAGCTTAAATTTTTGGATTGATGCTTGGATGAACCTCGGTCCCATTAGAAATCTCATCTATGGCCCGCTGCCTCAATCTAATTTCGACCTCAAGGTTAGTGATGTCATCACTCCCTATGGTTGCTGGGATTGGTCCTTGAGTCCTTTTGAGCTACCCCAAAATcttaaagtgaaaattcaaggcACTCCTACTCCTATCATTGCGAGGGGAGGTGATAAGCTGGTTTGGAAATTCTCCCCAAAAGGGGGTTTTGAGATGAGAAGTGCTTACCTTCTAGCCACTAACTCCATGGAGGCCCCCCCTTTCTCCAGAAGCTGGATTTGGAAAGCCCACACTCTTCCAAGAATTCAAACCTTTGTTTGGAAATGCATGCATGACAGCATTGGTGTTAAAAGGTGTCTAGCTGGAAGAGGAATGGTCATAGATGCTACTTGCCCTTTGTGCCAATCAGAGGTGGAAACAATTACTCATGCCCTTCGGGATTGCAATATGATTAAAGCTATCTGGCATTAGTTGGGAGTCTGAGTTTCTAACAGCACCTTCTTTACTCAAAATTTAAAGGACTGGCTTACTACCAATGACAAATGGGTGCAAAACCAAAATCCCACTAGCTTACCATGGAATGTTGTGTTTCTATTTGAGGTTTGGGGGATTTGGAGACAACGAAACAGCTATGTTTTTAAGCCCAAAAGCAGCAACCCGAATCTGGCAAGAGATATTGTAGCGCAAGCCTCAAAATTCTTCCTGTGTACTGATCAAGTTAGGAGTATCAGTTGCAAAAGTACTATAAAAATCAGATGGGAAAAGCCGGAGGTAGGCTGGATGAAACTTAATATTGATGGAGCCTCAAATTCTTTGTTGGGCTCAGTTGGTGGAGGAGGCCTGATAAGGGATGAAGATGGCAAATGTGTTGCAGGTTTTGTGAGAAAAATTGGGAAGGTTAATAGCTTCCTTGTGGAGCTATGGGCTCTTCGAGATGGCCTTATTCTGCACCAATAGATGAACGTGATTGCTATTGTTATAGAATTAGATGCAAAAGCTTTAGTTGATGCTTTCACTAATCCGAGCTACTCCAATACTGTTGTTTTTGGTCTGTTTGATGACTGTAAGCAGTTGGTTACTCATCTTCCCCATTATCGAATTAAGCATGTCTTCCGAGAGGCCAACATATGCGCAGATTAGCTTGCTAGATTAGGCTGCTTACAAGTTTTAGATTTTACCTTGTATTCTTGTCCGCTTATGGGCATCATGAAAACTTATGAGGCTGATAGCCAGGGCCTGTACTTGAACAGGCTTTGTACTGATTCCTTTTgcttttattagtttaatgcaaTATTTccttcttaccaaaaaaaaaaaaaaaagaccagaCCATGTCTTATCCATCTAAAAGTATAAGAAATAATTCTACCTAATAAAagaatgataaagaaaataagatgaaattgatgggaaaaaataaaaaacaagggTCAGGATCCAAATGTCAGCCATTGTGCAATAGATACCAAGAAATGATACCTTTAACGTTATGGTACCAACAAAACCGACTTTCACAGTGACCGGAAGTTTTAGTGAATTTAGTGCCTCTGCCTTCAATTTCAAATCTTCGAGAACAACACCACCTGTGAAAGATATATAAGGAACATTTTAAATGGATACAAAATTCTTTAACttcatataaataattaatcatcACTGATTTTTtgcaagtaaaaaaattatattcaaaataaataaataataataaagatggCACCTCTAATACACAAAATGCGTACCAAACTACCCCTTAAGAATTACAATCGCAAGTCCATGTCAGCAACTCAAAACACATCAACAAGGTCAACTAAGGTCACATCAACAAGACAAAACACATTTGTACCAATGAACTCCAGTATGTTTCACATATGTAGTAAACATATTGCTTCTAAAGGGAACAACTCAAACAGCACAAAAAGAGAGGTGCATGATCAGTACACCACGGCATACAAACAAGCTAAAGATGGagtattttttttgcaattttcatttaaatgaaTTAATAATGCTAAGCTAGCTGAAATTTTAGTATccacagaaaaaagaaaaaaaaaaaaaaacacatgagaGGCCATGATTTTCAATAAATTCCAATTGGGTTTAGTGACAAACATATGCCACAGGCTTTATTTAGCTAACATGGGTCATGCCATATAGATAGAACAAGAGCATATAAAGAGACAATAATGGTGAAGccattaagcaaaaaaataacaaaacaaaaaagctgTGAAGTCCTTGTAACagtattaattaatatattcttTGTTGTCGTTGAGAGCTTAAGGGCCCGTTTAGTAGAAGAGTTTGAATAatgttgtttgtaattttttgaaatatgtatgggtgaaaaagtgtgtgaaaatacgtgtaatgttgtttaaaaactgaaaatgtgtgtttaaaTCACTCTACCAAACGGGGCCTAAAGTTGTGACTTGTGACTAGTATTAGGATTGAATTTCGAGGGGTTCATATTGACAGCCAATTATTATTCCACTACATGATCCAATCCAATCTAATCTTTGCTTTCTAAGATTTTATAATCTCTGTTGTTTTCTTTCTATGCagaaaataattcttttatgtCATTgctttatataaataataacaaaattataataagttagattcaagttacacttggtatAATTTTGCAacaattacactttttttaaaccgTTGATTCCTATTAAATCTAATAATAGATAGAAAGTAGCGATCATGTCATTAACTCCCTCCAGCAACTTATTAAATGTTTTGTCtccatataaaaaattcataaacttttctctctttattttttttttgggtaaaccaAAACTTTCCTTTCTTTACTATAATTTTCTCACCACATTTATGTATAATTGATTTTGTACCTTTTTGTCAACGTAAACATATATCTCCCCACTATAAAATCCCGCCActaagaatgtgtttggatagagCGTTTTGGCGTCTACGTTTAGCCCAAGCGCGTTttgcggttttttttttccccagccGCACTTGTTGACTTTCTTGcgtttcacctttttttttttttttgctgcaacACGCGTTTCAGGGGGACaaacggctactgttcatgaacagtagcggTATATTTCTGACTTTTCAACCACTttcttccgtgaacagtgcattcgtgcactgttcatggcccacaaatttcattttcagccatttttttttattaaaaataggtcccacaatactattcacacatttaaaaattattttgctacagtgttttcagttttcatcaataagttctatccaaacagaccctaagtctacaaaaaaaaaaaaaaaaaaaaaatacaaacccaGGAATGAGCTTATGATTTGGGAGAGTGCTATACTGGCATATATGTTTTGGACTAATTTTTGGTGTTTGCATTGCTATGGAGATCAGGTGAGGTATAGCACTTGGAAAACACGGAAAATTAATCTCCATATATAGCAATTGGCAATTGGCAATCCATTCTaccaaatattaaatattttttttgggcataaattgtaaaaatagagTTAGATGCATGAAGATTCAAGCAAAgcgtagagagagagagagagagagagagagagagtttttcaAATGGAGGGGTTCATGAAGGTCCAGCagatgtgagagagagagagagagagagagaggtaaaagACGAAGACAACCATTAGTGGAGGAAAGAatttaataattgatttttttaagaagctAATTTAATGACTTTAATGATATTAGATCTGAGGTGGCACTAATGATCTCTTAACCATTAGATCTAATAAGAAttgatgatttaaaaaaaatataactcttaTGATATTACACCGGGGTAACTTCAACccatttcaattataattattattaatcagGCATCCAACACGTTAAAGTTACGTCTGCTTTCACTTTCATATCTACAAAGACAAGCTTGCTGGAAGAGTATCATtatcttttatataaataataatataattataattattatttatcatgCATCCAACACGTCAAAGTTACGTCTGCTTTTCACTTTCATATCTATAAAGACAAGCTTGCTGGAAGAGTATcattatttcatatatatatatatatatatatatatatatatcattcagTTCTGAACAATTGGCTAACAAAATTTCCTTTGTTCAAAACAAAGAGACGAGCACAGAGATACATGAATGACGTGCTAGAATGGGTACTTGAGGAATAGAGCTTGAGAATATATTATCATCAATAagggaataataataataataataataattcagcCATGTATGGTAGTTGACTGGCAGCTACTCTTATCCTTGGTCTCTATCTTGTTACGAGTTTGATCCAAAGTACTATTGTGCGGCAACACTATTTTTCATAGGCAATCAATGGTCCttacttaaaataaaactttttaaaccCTGTAATGGTAGAACCTCTGGAATCTTTCTAGTGCATGAACTAGACCTTCTGGCACTCCAAGTTTCCTCCTTGaaaattatttgtaataaaattactAGAAAAGATCTGTGTGGTTTCAAGAATAGTTGAACTCTTACACTTTCTTGCTAAGCAAACCAGGAAAGTCTATTTCGTACCAtactggccggtacggccggtatttaccGTTCCGGTACCTTAGCCGGTACAGAAACAAGATTGTTTCGTATCGGAAAATATACCGGCTCATACCGGGTCATTTTAGCCATATCGGAGGACATATCGGATTCTGGCCAATAAATGCATACTAGACCGGAAAAAGAAAAACGTTTCTTTGTCACTCTCACCTTCCACCGGTGACGATCTCTACATTCTCGACCTTAAGTCAGGGTCGTGGACTGATTTGGGTTGTtacttcatcttcatcttcatcttcttcttctctctctctctctctctctctctggccgtctaactttcttgttttttttttgttgaaacttttctcagtttttcaaagctctctctctctgcccaAGAAAAGACTTTTAAGATGTAAATAGTACTTAGTCTTTTCTTGGGCACAGAAAGAGCTTTGAAAAACTGAGAaaagtttccaaaaaaaaagaagaagtaaatagTACCTTgcgttttgattttttcaaagcATCAAAAGACAATATTTTGAATTGGTGTCACAATATTTTGACACGTGGGCTGACATTTATTGAGATTGGTGGGTGTTGGattatttaatagttttttttttgacttcccacttttatatatttatgtttatgttaaaAACTCCatcaaaacaatataaaaagttgtcaaagttatatattgaattattagaaatataactttgtatattatataaaatagtaaaaactagcggtaaacccgaaacggtacaccagtATTGACTGGTACTCGAAATATATCGTAAAgctggccaaaccggtacggcctccggtacggtattgacttccttgaaccaaacacaaaaacacaaaactcaaactaaGATTTGGACtagacactacaaaaaaatgggGCTATCCCAGCGTTTTTAAAACCGCTGGGATAGCcccaaaaagcgctgggatagggtaAAAATTCCTATCCCGGCGTTTTTTTTCCCGACGCTTCAAACCGCCGCGCAGTGATAGTCGGTATAAATTCGCCGGACTGTACTGGCCGGCGCTTTTCAAAAGCGCCGGGAAAAGGACATGCCCTATACCGGCGCTTTTAAGCGAGTATAggccttttaaattatattcatttaaGACCTATTCCGGcgcttttaaaagcgctggaataggtaATGCCTATGCCGGCGCTTTCAAAAGCGGCTGGGTCttgaatgaatataatttaaaagaccCTATACCGCGCTTTTGAAAACGGCGGCATAGGCGGCACCTATTCCGGCGTTCTTCAAAACGGCGGCATAGGTCTTcaatgaatataattaaaaagacCCTATTGCAGCGCTTTTCAAAGCGCTATAGgaacctttttttaaaaaaaaattttaattttatagcaCACAGAAATGTACCTACaatacatattttataaaacCTGTAATGAACCACAATTCATATTTTCCAATAGCAAAAACAATACCACATTAAACCAacaaactaaatatatttaattacaccatatcaataattacatcccaaatgtctagaatgttatacacaaaataatacATTCCAAGTGTCTAGAATGTTATGAGGTGCACCTACACTACAATTTCACCATTGCACattgagtttaaaaaacaaaaaacactccTAATAGAAAATACTCcaccttttctctccatttctctccatgcaagccacccgcttacTCCCAGaacaacaacccaccactaCTATATGTATTTACTTAGACAAAATATGAGAAATTGACAACAAATTGAACAACAACCTCACAAACCATAACTAATAACCCCATAAGGTTCAATATACGGCATTGCATATTTGTCAATATCAACCTCACAAACCATAACTAATAACCCCATAATCACATATATCTTTACAATAAGCCCATCATCGTCTTAGTAGCTCCTAAAATTTCTATTGATGAATCACAAACTGAATCACTTAAATGACTTACCATTTGTTAAGAACGAGAAAGGGTACCTTCAAAGCACACCTGATGGAAATCAACCGAGTTAGATACAACAAcagaataaaaagaaacattattCATTAAGACTGGCAACCATAATAGCATAATTACCATTCCCAAAACCAGAAACTAAAACATTCTTTGTATAACCATCCTTCCTTACTCTTTCACAGTTCtcatttcacaacaatttcagCATAGGTAAGTTTAATTTcccaaatttttcaaaacacacacacacacacaaaacactaAACATGTGTCATGAATTCTATTTTCCCCTCCTTTTCTACTCAATtttcccagcaaccaaacaaagttAGTTCTATAGAAAATTCACAATTCACTTAAACACACGCATAGAGTCAAAAAGGTTTAAAAGGGAGGATGAAATGTTTGAGAAAGAAACAATAagttaagaaaattaataagaaaaaaaatagttaaaagcGGGAAAGATAGAGTTGGAAGTAAGTAGATGATTTGCATAGATAAATACAATACAATGCAGTAATGCACCAACTAACTTaatgtgattttcaaaataataaatttgggaTTACCTGAATGTCCCTGGCCCAATCTATAGGATCACTGACAACAATATAAAGACAAGTGGATAAGATTAGGTGATGTAGAGGTACCACACCCCTCAAGCAGCCTATTTGAGAGGGGCAGCTAAGGAGTAAAATACTGTGCTCATTTTATGGATTTCATATTGCCGATTAGTTTAATTAATATGCTTAAATCATACCTACTGACCAAGGTTTGGCTTCAAATTgtgtgaaaaacaaaataagaaatggGTGTCATAAAGCATGCAAGTATATATTATTTCCTCATTGGCTTGATGTGCCAGAGGTTGGAAATAAAATAGGCAAACACTAGTGAAATTAATTGAGCTTAACCAACTTTGTATAGAAAGTGACAACTTTATTTACTCGTTTGGTATGAGAAAAAGACATggattaataaattaaaactgTGTGGTAGCTTTGTATTgcattaatatttaataaaaaggcTGATTCTAGCGTAGGAGTTTTCAAAcatctaaattttaagaaattaaacaaattgACACCTGTAGTTGTGACAGAAGCATAAAtaagtatataaatataaaattagtaattatAAGAAGTGTGTGATAGTGGGGAATTTATGCTAGGATGAGCCAACAGAGTTTGGGTAGAGTCATCTAAACGTTGAATAGGTAAACATATTGTACAAGTATTAAAGAAGAGACTAACCGGTGCGGCGGCACAGTTGGCGTTTGGTACGATTCTTGCTTACTGTCAAAAAAGCATCTCTtccaaattgtaaaaaaaaaagtgcaaatcactaacaaaaaaaaaaaaacttggtatTGCGGCGACACCAAGGGCCGGCGGGGTTTCCAAGCTCCGATGACGAATCCGGTGAGTTGTGTGTGCGATCGG from Castanea sativa cultivar Marrone di Chiusa Pesio chromosome 6, ASM4071231v1 includes:
- the LOC142640271 gene encoding uncharacterized protein LOC142640271 translates to MDCVDLGYGFFFIRFYTKEYLDLVLQRDPWFIGDHFLSLRPWEPFFKPSTANVALVVVWVRLNELPIELYEKNVLRQIGEEIGRVLRIDTHTAMEAQGKYARFCVQIDTNKPLTNTIVIGRFEQLVMYEGIQSLCFSCGRIGPQKDDCLFIIRKGKKVLEPVELTEEVPEVSSRSVHESASIDTTYNVTKESGTDEEGLYGPWMVVSWKRNGYKATKKGTSPFQLASTLNHEPEPFSSAPFKFISYAEAEVDHQPEWGEDRGANKSNSHVDNSTDHLVPHDMRNRPSRETHRKENARIATHLMGVLILQLKLSPGFAVEGVDEEDSMESKDGSGATLLY